In Arthrobacter sp. CDRTa11, one DNA window encodes the following:
- a CDS encoding alpha/beta fold hydrolase, which yields MKTAHPQPSSTPSYISPELETRTTASVTELDGTAVAYWTYEPARVTPDTRTILVIHGFRGDHHGLLRVADQLPGMRIIMPDLPGFGSSEAFAAGPHTVERYGRFITDFMAALDLGPDTVLLGHSFGSIIAAHFVAAHPGAVNPLILINPIAAPALEGPKGIMTKLAVLYYRLAARLPRALGLSLLRSPLIVRVMSEAMAKTGDKELRRFIHGQHHAYFSAFANRESLLESFTASVGSHVAEVAGKLTLPVLLIAGEKDEIATLPDQHRLAALLPDCSLKVIPGVGHLIHYETPGPAARFISSFLKDHPA from the coding sequence ATGAAAACCGCCCACCCCCAGCCATCCAGCACGCCCTCCTACATCAGCCCGGAGCTGGAAACCAGGACCACCGCCTCGGTAACCGAACTGGACGGCACAGCAGTGGCCTACTGGACCTACGAGCCGGCCCGCGTGACACCGGATACCCGCACCATCCTGGTCATCCACGGCTTCCGCGGCGATCATCACGGCCTGCTCCGCGTGGCTGACCAGCTTCCAGGGATGCGGATCATCATGCCCGACCTCCCGGGCTTCGGCAGCTCCGAGGCCTTTGCAGCCGGCCCGCACACGGTGGAACGCTATGGCAGGTTCATCACTGACTTCATGGCTGCCCTGGATCTCGGCCCTGACACTGTGCTGCTGGGACACTCCTTCGGTTCCATCATCGCCGCGCATTTTGTGGCCGCCCATCCCGGCGCCGTCAATCCCCTTATCCTGATCAACCCCATTGCCGCGCCGGCGCTGGAAGGGCCCAAGGGAATCATGACAAAGCTTGCCGTCCTCTACTACCGGCTGGCGGCCCGGCTTCCCCGAGCACTGGGGCTTTCCCTGCTGCGCAGCCCGCTGATCGTCCGGGTGATGAGCGAAGCCATGGCCAAAACCGGGGACAAGGAACTGCGGCGTTTCATCCACGGCCAGCACCACGCCTACTTCAGCGCCTTCGCCAACAGGGAAAGCCTCCTTGAGTCATTCACCGCGTCGGTGGGCAGCCACGTGGCGGAGGTGGCCGGCAAACTGACGCTGCCGGTGCTCCTGATTGCCGGTGAAAAAGACGAAATCGCCACGCTCCCGGACCAGCACCGGCTGGCCGCGCTGTTGCCCGACTGCTCCCTCAAGGTGATTCCCGGCGTCGGACATCTGATCCACTACGAAACCCCCGGCCCTGCCGCCCGCTTTATCAGCAGCTTCCTGAAGGACCATCCCGCATGA
- a CDS encoding aldo/keto reductase: protein MKTSPRLSLNNGVLIDQLGYGLYKVPTTEAASLVAMALGAGYRHFDTAAMYRNETGVARGISSLSSLEETGGSGEASPGMSRNDLFITTKVWNDDQGYDATLRAFDTSMVNLGLDYVDMYLIHWPCPRRGLFTETYRAMETLYREGKVRAIGVCNFQPAHLDRLLDSAEVVPAVNQIELHPWLQQAELREKHQGLGIRTEAWSPLGRGQVLADPVVQACAAEHRRTPAQVILRWHIQLGNIAIPKASSETRIRENMDIFGFELSDRDMAALAELERGQRTGSHPDNVN, encoded by the coding sequence ATGAAAACCTCACCCCGGCTCAGCCTGAACAACGGCGTGCTGATCGACCAGCTGGGATACGGGCTGTACAAGGTCCCGACGACGGAAGCTGCGTCACTGGTGGCCATGGCGCTGGGCGCGGGGTACCGCCACTTCGACACAGCCGCCATGTACAGGAACGAAACGGGTGTGGCGCGGGGCATCAGCTCGCTGTCCTCGCTGGAGGAGACCGGCGGCTCAGGTGAGGCTTCACCGGGCATGTCCCGGAACGACCTCTTTATCACCACGAAAGTGTGGAACGACGACCAGGGGTATGACGCAACGCTCCGCGCCTTCGATACGTCCATGGTGAACCTCGGCCTTGACTATGTGGACATGTACCTCATCCATTGGCCCTGCCCCAGGCGTGGGCTCTTCACGGAAACATACCGGGCCATGGAGACCCTCTACCGGGAAGGCAAGGTCCGCGCGATCGGAGTCTGCAACTTCCAGCCCGCCCACCTTGACCGGTTACTCGACTCGGCCGAGGTGGTCCCGGCCGTCAACCAGATCGAACTCCACCCCTGGCTGCAGCAGGCGGAGCTGAGGGAAAAGCACCAGGGCCTGGGGATCCGGACCGAGGCCTGGAGCCCCCTGGGCCGGGGACAGGTGCTTGCTGATCCTGTCGTACAGGCGTGTGCAGCCGAGCACAGGCGCACTCCCGCACAGGTCATCCTGAGGTGGCACATCCAGCTGGGCAACATCGCGATCCCCAAAGCAAGCTCCGAGACCCGGATCCGGGAGAACATGGACATCTTCGGATTCGAACTCTCCGACCGTGACATGGCCGCGCTCGCGGAACTTGAGCGCGGGCAGCGGACCGGCTCCCACCCGGACAACGTCAACTAG
- a CDS encoding glycerol-3-phosphate dehydrogenase/oxidase: MSARAAGPRASVQGLRRRPHARVLIVGGGINGVGTFRDLALQGVDVALVERGDYCQGASGASSHMIHGGIRYLENGEFRLVRESVVERNRLLRIAPHYVKPLQTTIPIFSTFSGVLSAPVRFLTHKQQGKPKERGAFLIKLGLSLYDSFSRDGGSVPRHQFRGRRKSLADLPHLHPGIKYTATYFDASVHNPERLTLDVLQDGEKAGLASPGAPGTARASNYLSLHAVQPPAASAGAGSGAVSASTGSTVQLRDELTGELFDFTADIIINTTGAWVDLTNQAMGAASSFMGGTKGSHIVLDHPGLLEACQGREIFFEHTDGRIVLIYPMGDRVLVGTTDVDADMAQDAVCTDQEIAYFIDLIGHVFPDITVRQEHIVYTFSGVRPLPRHDETQPGFVSRDYRIERRGPEHNGTGAVVLSLVGGKWTTFRAMAEHLANDVLAELGMERKVSTAQLAIGGGAGFPPDGHGVQKWIKSHMSAGRDAHRTEVLLTRYGTRAEEVISFLDAGPDRLLHSTRELSVRELEFMARHEQVAHLTDVLIRRTSLAFRGLITGELLNELADVLAAPLAWDNGMKAAEIRHAQDVLERFHRVQVDSLVG; encoded by the coding sequence ATGTCTGCACGGGCGGCTGGGCCGCGTGCTTCAGTGCAGGGCCTGCGCCGGCGCCCGCACGCGCGAGTGCTGATCGTCGGGGGAGGCATTAATGGTGTCGGCACATTCCGCGACCTCGCCCTGCAGGGCGTCGACGTGGCGCTGGTCGAACGCGGCGACTATTGCCAAGGGGCCAGCGGCGCGTCGTCCCATATGATCCATGGCGGCATCCGCTACCTGGAAAATGGGGAATTCCGCCTGGTCCGGGAGTCAGTGGTGGAGCGCAACCGGCTGCTCCGCATTGCACCGCACTACGTGAAGCCCCTCCAGACCACAATCCCCATCTTCAGCACTTTCTCCGGTGTGCTCTCGGCTCCCGTGCGGTTCCTCACGCACAAGCAGCAGGGCAAACCCAAAGAGCGCGGGGCGTTCCTGATCAAGCTTGGCCTCAGCCTGTACGACTCCTTTTCCCGTGACGGCGGCAGCGTCCCGCGGCACCAGTTCCGTGGCCGCAGGAAATCCCTCGCGGACCTGCCGCACCTCCACCCCGGCATTAAGTACACGGCCACCTACTTCGACGCCTCGGTCCATAACCCGGAACGCCTGACGCTGGATGTCCTGCAGGATGGCGAGAAGGCAGGGTTGGCCAGCCCCGGCGCACCGGGCACGGCCCGGGCCAGTAACTACCTTTCGCTCCATGCCGTGCAACCGCCTGCAGCTTCCGCCGGCGCAGGATCCGGCGCCGTTTCTGCCAGCACAGGCTCCACCGTCCAGCTGCGGGATGAACTGACCGGCGAGCTGTTCGACTTTACGGCGGACATCATCATTAACACCACGGGTGCATGGGTGGATCTGACCAACCAGGCGATGGGTGCCGCTTCGTCCTTTATGGGCGGCACCAAAGGCTCCCACATTGTGCTGGACCACCCGGGCCTCCTCGAAGCCTGCCAGGGCCGGGAGATCTTCTTCGAACACACAGACGGCCGGATCGTGCTGATCTACCCCATGGGGGACCGTGTCCTGGTGGGGACCACCGATGTGGACGCGGACATGGCCCAGGATGCGGTCTGCACAGACCAGGAGATCGCCTACTTCATTGACCTGATCGGCCATGTCTTCCCGGACATCACAGTCCGGCAGGAACACATCGTCTACACGTTCTCCGGCGTGCGTCCCCTGCCCAGGCACGACGAAACACAGCCCGGGTTTGTCTCCCGCGACTACAGGATCGAACGGCGCGGCCCGGAACACAACGGGACGGGCGCCGTCGTCCTCAGCCTGGTGGGTGGCAAATGGACCACTTTCCGGGCCATGGCCGAGCACCTGGCAAACGATGTCCTCGCCGAGCTGGGCATGGAGCGGAAGGTGTCGACGGCGCAGCTTGCCATCGGGGGCGGCGCGGGCTTCCCGCCGGACGGGCATGGAGTCCAGAAGTGGATCAAGAGCCATATGTCCGCAGGCCGCGATGCCCACCGGACCGAAGTGCTCCTGACGCGCTACGGAACCCGGGCGGAGGAGGTCATCAGCTTCCTCGACGCCGGTCCGGACCGGCTGCTCCACTCGACCCGGGAGCTCAGTGTCCGCGAACTGGAGTTCATGGCCCGGCATGAGCAGGTGGCCCACTTGACCGACGTCCTGATCCGCCGCACGTCCCTCGCCTTCAGGGGACTGATCACCGGCGAACTGCTCAACGAGCTTGCCGACGTCCTGGCCGCGCCGCTGGCCTGGGATAACGGAATGAAGGCAGCAGAGATCCGGCACGCACAGGACGTGCTCGAACGCTTCCACCGCGTGCAGGTTGACAGCCTGGTCGGATAA
- a CDS encoding sugar-binding transcriptional regulator produces the protein MATTRHADALRAAQMYYLQDLTMDAIARELRTSRSTVSRLLSTARNSGLVQIQIRNPMDTGPELEGMIRKEFNVDAHVVPVLETLNEAETLDRVARQAARTIGPLVDSKAIIGVAWGSTLSAVSRHLTRKITHDSVIVQLNGAGNMHTTGITYASDIMRRFGSAYGARVEQFPVPAFFDHAGTKTAMWNERSVQRVLELQSRMSMAIFGVGSVDADFPSHVYSGGYLDENDLKILANSDVVGDVATVFFRGDGSSDGIVLNERSTGPALDQLRQVRRRICVVSGASKINGLRGALTAGLATDLILDEATARRLVAFDGVS, from the coding sequence ATGGCAACCACCCGCCACGCGGATGCCCTCCGGGCCGCACAGATGTATTACCTCCAGGACCTGACCATGGATGCCATCGCGCGGGAGCTGCGAACGTCCCGCTCCACTGTTTCCCGCCTTCTCTCAACTGCCCGGAACTCGGGTCTTGTGCAAATCCAAATCCGGAACCCGATGGACACCGGCCCGGAACTGGAAGGAATGATCCGGAAGGAGTTCAACGTGGACGCCCACGTTGTCCCGGTGCTGGAGACCCTTAATGAGGCGGAAACGCTGGACCGGGTGGCGAGGCAGGCTGCCCGCACCATTGGGCCGCTGGTGGACTCCAAGGCGATTATCGGTGTGGCCTGGGGATCGACATTGAGCGCAGTTAGCCGTCACCTGACCCGGAAAATTACCCACGACAGCGTGATCGTCCAGCTCAACGGAGCCGGAAACATGCACACCACGGGCATCACATACGCAAGCGACATCATGCGCCGCTTTGGCAGCGCCTACGGAGCGCGCGTGGAGCAGTTCCCCGTTCCGGCCTTTTTCGACCACGCCGGCACCAAAACGGCCATGTGGAATGAACGCAGCGTGCAGCGGGTCCTGGAACTCCAGTCCAGGATGAGCATGGCCATCTTCGGCGTGGGTTCCGTGGACGCCGACTTTCCCAGCCACGTCTACTCCGGTGGTTACCTTGATGAAAACGACCTGAAAATCCTGGCCAACTCAGATGTTGTGGGCGACGTTGCCACCGTTTTCTTCCGGGGTGATGGGTCCTCTGACGGCATCGTACTGAACGAACGGTCCACCGGGCCGGCCCTGGATCAGCTGCGGCAGGTACGGCGGCGGATCTGCGTGGTATCCGGCGCCTCCAAGATCAATGGCCTGCGCGGGGCGCTCACCGCCGGTCTCGCGACTGACCTCATCCTGGATGAAGCCACAGCACGCCGACTCGTGGCATTCGACGGCGTCTCCTGA
- a CDS encoding glycosyltransferase family 4 protein: MKIVIDARFTRTDHHDGISRYGASLIAATAKIADVSMLISDPRQLALLPDVPYTLINSPLSPLELFVARKVNPLGADVVVCPMQTMGSWGRKYGLVLTLHDLIYYEHSAPPDFLPAPVQLLWRLYHKAFWPQRLLLNRADIVATVSRTTEALMAKYRLTERPVRIISNAPQPAQEHRDPAAGADHSLVYMGSFMSYKNVETMVSGMAELPDFTLHLLSRISPQRRAELEIMVPPGAKVVFHNGVTDEEYSALLKRATALVTLSQAEGYGLPLVEAMSLGTPVIASDIPIFREVGGEAASYVDPASPSGFAAAVEKLRDDGHWQEVSRLSVARAQQFSWEESARQLVDVAHDIVTMRARRGAAR, from the coding sequence ATGAAAATAGTCATCGATGCACGATTCACCCGCACCGACCACCATGACGGGATCAGCCGCTACGGAGCCAGCCTCATCGCGGCCACGGCAAAAATTGCCGATGTGTCCATGCTCATCAGCGACCCCCGCCAACTGGCGCTGCTGCCGGACGTTCCCTACACGCTGATCAACAGCCCGCTGTCCCCCCTCGAGCTGTTCGTGGCACGCAAGGTGAACCCCCTCGGTGCGGACGTTGTTGTCTGCCCCATGCAAACGATGGGCAGCTGGGGACGCAAGTACGGCCTGGTCCTCACCCTTCATGACCTGATCTACTACGAGCACTCCGCGCCGCCGGACTTCCTCCCCGCACCGGTGCAGCTGCTGTGGCGCCTCTACCACAAGGCGTTCTGGCCGCAGCGGCTGCTCCTCAACCGGGCTGACATCGTGGCCACGGTCAGCAGGACCACAGAAGCCCTGATGGCCAAGTACCGGCTCACAGAGCGGCCGGTAAGGATCATCAGCAACGCGCCGCAGCCGGCGCAGGAACATCGGGATCCGGCCGCCGGGGCAGACCATTCCCTGGTGTACATGGGCTCGTTTATGTCCTACAAGAACGTGGAAACCATGGTGTCAGGGATGGCCGAACTTCCGGATTTCACCCTTCATCTGCTGAGCAGGATTTCACCGCAACGCCGCGCGGAACTGGAAATCATGGTCCCGCCGGGGGCGAAGGTGGTCTTCCACAACGGTGTCACCGATGAGGAGTATTCCGCCCTGCTGAAGCGGGCCACAGCGCTCGTTACGCTTTCCCAGGCTGAGGGGTACGGCCTCCCCCTGGTGGAGGCGATGTCCCTTGGCACGCCGGTGATCGCCAGCGACATTCCAATCTTCCGGGAAGTCGGCGGAGAGGCGGCCTCCTACGTGGATCCTGCCTCGCCCTCCGGCTTTGCCGCCGCCGTGGAAAAACTCCGCGACGACGGCCACTGGCAGGAGGTTTCCCGTCTGTCGGTGGCCCGTGCCCAGCAGTTCAGCTGGGAAGAATCCGCCCGGCAACTGGTGGACGTGGCCCACGACATTGTCACCATGCGTGCGCGCCGGGGGGCGGCACGCTAG
- a CDS encoding primosomal protein N': protein MTAEGNGAVQLSLLQGFPSRAPQSGPPLAAHLPVARVLVESSLPHLDRPFDYSVPAGLDAEAQAGVRVKIRFNGQELSGFIIERVAESDAGHTLVPLQKVVSPVSVLTPEVRELITAVAARYAGTVSDVLRVAIPPRVARLEKELLAEASGPDVDSRSVANGGPSTDAVPTSGALPASEGGWASYANGQPFIRHLQDGGAPRAVFSPLQGFGPSAWPRLIAEAVAAVRGSGRGAVVVVPDYRDLQRLEDALAELLPAGDIARLTADDGPTPRYRNFLRILDGSARVAIGTRSAAYAPVRNPGLVVCWDDGDDLHIEQRAPYAHAREVLLLRAEQQGLACLMAAHTRSTEAQRLVEAGWAMPVDAGRAVVRRTVPRVLNTADSFEQERDPLARIARLPGAAWRAAKEGLERGPVLVQVARAGYAPSLVCETCRETARCGSCQGPLAVTGATGSSAVPQCRWCSTPAPEWSCTHCGGRALRKGATGVMRTAEELGRAFPRKTVITSSGGHVKAGVGSAKALVVATVGAEPVADGGYAAALLLDGDSLLRRENLRAGEDTVRRWFNAAALVRPASEEGLVVITAADTGAVGALLRWDPAGYAQRELALRAELRLPPAVRIASVTGPRAAVEHFTGGVEKQLESSGVTLRVAGPAPLILTGPATPRRSGEDVRTLLFFPYGQAATVTRTLRAARAAAAAKRSEEPVQVRLDGVDVL from the coding sequence ATGACCGCCGAAGGAAATGGCGCTGTCCAGCTTTCCCTGCTGCAGGGATTCCCGTCCAGGGCGCCCCAGTCAGGCCCTCCTCTGGCGGCGCACCTGCCGGTGGCCAGGGTGCTGGTTGAATCCTCATTGCCGCATCTGGACCGCCCCTTTGATTACAGTGTGCCCGCAGGGCTGGATGCTGAGGCGCAGGCGGGCGTTCGGGTCAAGATCCGGTTCAACGGCCAGGAGTTGTCCGGCTTCATCATTGAGCGCGTGGCTGAATCCGATGCGGGCCATACGTTGGTGCCCCTGCAGAAGGTGGTCTCGCCGGTATCCGTCCTCACCCCCGAGGTCCGTGAGCTCATCACGGCTGTGGCCGCACGCTACGCAGGGACAGTCAGCGACGTCCTTCGGGTGGCCATTCCGCCGAGGGTGGCGCGGCTGGAAAAGGAATTGTTGGCCGAAGCCAGCGGGCCCGATGTGGACAGCCGATCTGTTGCGAACGGCGGGCCGTCTACGGACGCCGTGCCCACTTCCGGCGCACTCCCTGCTTCCGAAGGCGGCTGGGCAAGCTACGCCAATGGCCAACCCTTTATCCGGCACCTTCAGGATGGCGGCGCACCACGTGCCGTCTTCAGCCCGCTGCAGGGGTTTGGGCCCTCCGCCTGGCCCCGGCTCATTGCCGAAGCCGTGGCTGCAGTGCGCGGATCAGGCCGCGGCGCCGTGGTGGTGGTCCCTGACTACCGCGACTTGCAGCGGCTGGAAGACGCACTCGCTGAACTCCTCCCTGCCGGGGACATCGCGCGCCTCACTGCCGACGACGGTCCCACACCCCGCTACCGGAACTTCCTGCGCATCCTCGACGGATCGGCACGCGTAGCCATCGGCACCAGGTCTGCGGCGTATGCTCCCGTGCGGAATCCGGGCCTGGTGGTCTGCTGGGATGACGGGGACGATCTCCACATCGAACAGCGGGCACCCTACGCCCACGCCCGCGAAGTCCTCCTGCTGCGCGCTGAGCAGCAAGGCCTGGCCTGCCTGATGGCGGCGCACACCCGAAGCACTGAGGCACAGCGCCTGGTTGAGGCTGGTTGGGCCATGCCCGTCGACGCCGGGAGGGCAGTGGTGCGCCGGACTGTACCCCGGGTCCTGAATACCGCCGACAGCTTTGAACAGGAAAGGGACCCCCTAGCGCGGATCGCGCGGCTGCCCGGTGCGGCTTGGCGCGCGGCCAAGGAGGGGCTTGAACGCGGACCCGTCCTGGTGCAGGTGGCCCGGGCAGGCTATGCCCCGTCCCTGGTGTGCGAAACCTGCCGCGAAACTGCACGCTGCGGCTCCTGCCAGGGGCCCTTGGCCGTCACGGGCGCCACCGGCAGTTCCGCCGTTCCGCAATGCCGCTGGTGCTCCACCCCGGCGCCCGAATGGAGCTGCACGCATTGCGGCGGCCGGGCACTCCGCAAAGGGGCCACCGGAGTCATGCGCACAGCTGAAGAGCTGGGGCGGGCCTTTCCCCGCAAGACGGTGATTACCTCCTCCGGAGGCCACGTCAAGGCCGGCGTGGGCAGTGCCAAGGCGCTGGTGGTGGCCACCGTGGGCGCTGAACCGGTTGCTGACGGCGGATATGCCGCGGCATTGCTCCTCGACGGCGACTCCCTCCTGCGGCGGGAGAACCTGCGCGCCGGGGAGGACACCGTACGCCGCTGGTTTAATGCGGCAGCGCTGGTGCGTCCGGCATCGGAGGAAGGCCTGGTGGTGATCACCGCGGCGGACACCGGCGCAGTGGGTGCATTGCTTCGCTGGGACCCTGCGGGCTACGCCCAGCGGGAGCTGGCCCTCCGGGCGGAGTTGCGGCTGCCCCCCGCGGTCCGGATCGCCTCCGTCACCGGGCCGCGTGCCGCCGTCGAGCATTTCACCGGAGGCGTGGAAAAGCAGCTGGAATCGTCGGGTGTAACGCTTCGGGTGGCAGGTCCGGCTCCGCTGATCCTGACTGGTCCTGCCACACCACGGCGCTCCGGGGAGGATGTCCGTACCCTGCTGTTCTTTCCCTATGGGCAGGCCGCCACCGTCACCAGGACGTTGCGGGCGGCGCGTGCTGCCGCGGCGGCCAAGCGGAGCGAGGAACCGGTACAGGTCAGGCTGGACGGCGTGGACGTCCTCTAG